The following is a genomic window from Merismopedia glauca CCAP 1448/3.
GCGGTTTCCATTAACCCTCGTAAGGCGGCTAATTGCTCGTAGGGTAGATGACTACCATTCCACAAAAATTCTTGAATGGCTCGATCTAGTAAGGCGACAAATGACGGGATGAGATGCATTTGGTGTTGCTGCTGCTGTTCTTCGATCCACTTCAAAATCCTTTCGTAAGCAGTTGTCGCTCGATATCCTAACCGATCCCAACGGGGAAAGGCTGTAACTGGCAATAACTTAGGTAATTCAAAATCTGGACAATAGCAGCTATCTACGATTAATCCGGCTCTTACTGAGTCAATTTCTGGTGTATTAGTTTGATCGGCAGTATCTTGTACTCGATTACTCAATACTACTAACATTTCGGCTACGGCATCTTTTTCTACTAATCTGCCCAACCCAGGGTAAACTAGAGCCAAGAGGGTTAATAAAGCTCGGATGGCGGGATAACTAATGAGGGGTCTGCGATCGCTCACTGATTCAACCAATATCCCTGCGCTATTGAGCAGTTCTGTGAGGGTATAACGGGCGATCGCGTCTAATCCTGGGGTAATAATCGCGATTTCTGCTGGCGAAATGATGTCACGTTGGATAGCTTCACTAATGACTTGAACTGTTTGTCGTAAAAGTTCTCCTCTAGAGGTGGTTTGAATCGAACTTACCGCTACTGGTAAATTGGTAAATGCACTCGGATCTGTGACTATTTCTAGAATTGATTCTCCTAAACTTTCTAACAGAGAATCAGGAGAGTCAGCAGCTAAATTTTCAATGCGACAGCGCTGGCTAAGTTCGTGTAAATAATCTGGATCGGCATTTAATCCCAACCGCACTGCACCATCGATATTGTAGGTGAACGCGCCAATACAGCCAAAATCTAGGAGACGATCAAATAAATCTTTAGTTATCCCTGGATACTCATCTACATCATCAGCTAAGATAGCCGAATAGCGATCGCGCAACTGTTGCTGATACACCGGATTTGGCAATAAATTATGGGCATATAAATCGCAAATTAGCCCATAAGTCAATAATCCACGCTCTAAACACCAATTTTGCCACTTAACTAATAATTTTTCCGCCCATTTCCAATCTGCTGGTGCGATCTGCTTATCTGATTCTTCTACTGCAAAACCAGCTTCTAAAACCGTAGAAATCTGACTAATTTCTACCCCACTACAACCTGCTAACTGTAACAAGTCTAGCAACCGTCGCACGCCACGATACTCATTGACACCCATTTCCTGTAGCTTACCCAACTCTAAATCGTCACGCCATAACCTAGTCGCGCAATCTTGTTCGGTTTCTGGACGCAAACGCAAGGGAAATTGAGCCGGAAAAGCCAGACTTTCAATCAATAAGGGCCAGTATAGACGCACCTCATCTTCAAAAAACCCCAAAGGAGTTTTCACAACGACTGGATACTTTCCTTGATATGCTGTGGCTAAACGATCTGCAAAGTGACGGCGACGTTCTTCATTTGCAGCCATCAGCAAAACTCCTGGAATTTGCCGCTTTGACTTCTTCTTTCCAGGCGTATTCTGCATCCACTCGCCAAAAGCCATTAGTAAACGAGTTGTCTTCCCAGTTCGACTACCACCATTTACCCAAACAGAATCAGAAAGCACGAATTATCCTTTGATTAATTTGCTAATATACCACTTACATGAAGTCAGAAGTCAGTCGTAGAGACGTAGCAGTGCTACGTCTGTACAGAAGTCAGAAGTAATTATCAAGGGGAGAATTAAAGAGGATGATAATTGTTAATTTAATTCTACTTCTGCTATATGGCAATCAACTAAATTTGGCAAAAAACTAGATATGGAGATATCGGGACTGATACCATTTAAATCTTCGTGGCGTAAAGCTAGTCAGTGGTTATATCAAACTCCTGAAAGATCTTTAGATCAAGCTTACAGTGCAGCCTTAAAAATTAAAGCTTTAGAGGATGAGCATTTTGGCGGTAAGAAAGTATCTATCGAAGGTAGTGAATATGGAGATAGTCTCAATGCTTATTTTTTAGCAGAATTAAGGAAATATCTCAACATTGCTAAAGTAAGATTAGTAGAATTTAGAACTAGTCGCTCTTTAATTACTAATAATGATGCTCTCAAAGGAGAACTTCAACCTCCCAATCTAAATTTAGAAGATAAACAAACAGAAGAAGTTATTATTGAGAAACTCAAGTTTATCGATAGTGCGATCGCCAGATATACTTCTAAATCAACTCAACTAGTTCCAGTTAGTCAAAATCTGACAAATAAGTTAGAAAAAACCACTAATTCAAGCCAATCCAGCAGCAATAAACCAGACAAACTCAATACCCCAGATAATTTTAAAAATAGAGATGTCGAAACTGTCTCCGACAAAACTAAGATAGTACCCAGAACCATACTAGGAACCTTAAGGCGGATCAAACGAGAATTAGACCCCGAAGCTGAAGAAAAGGTAGTTACCAACTTCCGCAAATCGAAAAACAAAACTGTTATTTCTCTGCGCTTTCTGCTTTTATTAATTCTCATCCCCCTCCTAGTTCACCAAATTAGTAAAGCTACGATTGTCGGACCGTTAGTTGATAAATTTAGGGTGGAACAGAATGCAGAAGTATTTTTAAATGTGGATTTACAAGAGGAAGCTTTTAGGGAATGGGAACGATACGAAAAAGAAATTAAATTTAAGACTATGTTAGGGATAATTCCCCAACTTAATCCCGAAGAAATGGAGGAAAAAGTTAAGGAAAGAGTTGAAGAAATTAAAACAGAATATGCTCAAAAAAGTGCAGATGCAGTCAAAAATGTCTTTGCCGATATGTTCTCTTTGCTTGGTTTCGCCCTTGTAATTGTTACTAACAAGAAAGAGATTGCTATTTTTAAATCTTTCATTGATGAAATAGTCTACGGTTTAAGCGATAGCGCTAAAGCTTTTATTATCATTTTGCTGACAGATATTTTTGTCGGTTACCACTCACCTCACGGTTGGGAAGTAGTGTTGACAAGTATATCTAGACATTTAGGATTACCAGAAAATGAAGAATTTAACTTCCTATTTATCGCGACTTTTCCCGTGATTTTAGATACTATTTTCAAATATTGGATCTTCCGCTACCTGAACCGAATTTCGCCTTCTGCTGTGGCTACATATCGAAACATGAATGAGTAAGGAGTAAGGAGTAAAACTTGGAATAGATACATTTAGCTATTCTAAAGGCTACTTATCCAGATTTTAAGCGGAAAATTCTCATATTTACCGGAATATAAGACTCAAATTCTACCATTTTGGGACTTATGCAAGAGATCTATTCTACAGTTACCGATTTGGCTAAATTTCTGGGTTGATCCACATCTAAACCGCGACGAGCCGCTATATGATAAGCCAGAAGTTGTAAAGGGATTACTGTCAAAATTGGGGACAGAAGTTCATCAACTGGAGGAACTGGCAAGATTTTATCGAATATTTCCGCAGCTTCCTCATCATTTAACTGGGTGACACCGATTAACTCTGAATCTCTAGCTTTGGCTTCTTGAGCATTAGATAAAGCCTTTTCATAAACCTTACCAGGAATAGCGATCGAGACTACGGGCACTTTGGCATCTAATAGGGCAATAGGACCGTGTTTCAGTTCTCCTGAAGGATACCCTTCAGCGTGAATGTAACTAATCTCCTTGAGCTTCAGCGCCCCCTCTAAGGCAATGGGGAAACTAATCCCTCTGCCTACAAAAATAAAGTCGGTAGTATCCACGTAACTATGAGCTAATTCCTCAATGTAGCGCTCTTGACTTTCTAAAATCAGTTCCATTTGAGCGGGTAGCTGTTGCAAACCGCCTAGCATCTTCTCTATTTCAGTGGTTGAAAGGCTTTGGCGATGAGCCGCAAAATCCAAAGTTAAGCAATAAAATGCCATCAATTGAGCCACAAAAGATTTAGTCGCTGCTACCCCTATTTCAATCCCCCCATGAGTATCAATGATGTGGGGTACAAGTTGGGCGAGGGAACTTTCTGGTCTATTGGTAATTCCTAATAAACGAGCTTGCCAACGAGGTTCTTTATCTGCACGCCGTTGCTGTTCCATTGTCAAAGCCGCTAGAGTATCAGCAGTTTCTCCTGATTGACTAATCCCAATGGTGAGGGTGTTGGGAGTTAGTGGGGGTGGTGCATAACGAAATTCAGAGGCGTAATGAACGTTAGTGGGAATCCCCGCTAATTGCTCTAATAAGTATTTTCCGACTAAAGCTGCGTGCCAACTAGTACCGCAAGCAACTATTTGAATTTGTTGTACTTCAGAAAATAGTTCGCTGGGTAAACCTAAATTAATGGGCGATGTACCTGCTTCCGATTGCCATCCTGAACTGAGATATGCTTCTAAACAAGCCCTGACGACTCCTGGTTGCTCGTAAATTTCTTTGAGCATGAAGTGGCGGAACCCTTGTTTTTCCACCATAACGGGGTTCCAGTTGAGGGTGCGAGGGGCTTTGCGAAGTTTGTCTCCTGCAAAGTTATAAACTTCGACTCCTAGAGGAGTAATTCGAGCTAATTCGCCATTTTCTAGGGGTAGTATAGCTTTGGTATATTGCACCAAGGCAGGAGTATCAGAAGCACAGAAAAACTCGCCTTGACCAAATCCAATTACTAATGGGGCTTGTTGCCGAGCTACAATTAATTCATCGGGATAGTCTGCACAGATAGCTGCGATCGCAAATGCTCCTTTTAAATCGTTTACAGCTTGTCTGACAGCATCTAAAAAGGAGTTGCCACTGACAGATAAATAGTCGGCAATCAGATGAGGAATGACTTCTGTATCGGTTTCCGAGCGAAATTCATGACCTTTCGCTTTCAGTTTACTTCTGAGATCGCGATAGTTTTCAATAATTCCGTTTTGAACTACAGCTAAGCGCCTATTTGTGTCTGTATGCGGATGAGCGTTGTATTCTTCTGGTTTCCCGTGAGTTGCCCAGCGAGTATGCCCAATCCCAAGCCTAGCTGGATTATTTAGGCTTTCGAGCTTTTCTTGCAGGTTGCAGAGTTTACCTTTAGCCCGAACGCAGTCTAAATTCCCTTCGCTAACTGTAGCTACCCCAGCAGAGTCGTAGCCTCTATACTCTAGCTTTTCCAGTCCGGCTAGCAGAATTTCGGTGGCGGCTCTAGTCCCGATGTATCCTACAATACCGCACATTCCAGCTTACTCCTCACTAGAAAAAATTAACTTAACTGTCAACCAACCTGATCGCACTAGGTTGCAACATAGCTTACTACGGTACTTGGGGATCTCAAAAACGTCAAGGGCGATCGCTCATTTTTGTCAAGTTACCTGCTTGTGACTTGGTTTAACTCTCTCCTAATTTGGTTAATCTATCCATTACTGCTTCAAATTTGGCATCTAACACCAGTTCACCTCAAAGATGCGATAAATCTTGGGTAGGGGCGCAATGCATTGCGCCCCTAAAGATAATTTATATGTGGCAAGTATTTAATGATTTGGTATAACAATTGAACAGTTAGCTTCTGCAAATCTATCCTTTCTTCCCTTCTTCCCTCTTCCCTCTTCCTTCTTCCCTATGGTCTACAACTTTGTCTTTCTTGCGTAAACTTGGGTTCTTGCCAAGAAAAAGCAAAATGGCTCACAGATTCTACTTTAGGACTAAATTGACGCAAGCTTGCCATTTGAGTTTCTAAAGGGGGTTTATTATTCCATTTTTTGCCCCAAACTCCCGCTAAGACCGGAGAAACGCGAGTCTGTGAGGTTGCCTGCTGCAAGACTCGTTGCAGTTGCTCAGAGATACAAGCACTACTGTTACAAACGGCATACAACATCGGATGCCATTCCATATTTTTCGGAAACCGATCCCAGGGCTGTAAGCGAGAATCATAGCCAGTTTGCCTGACTGGTTGGTTTGCATCTGGGAAAAATACGGCTCCAGTAATCAATCCTTGCTTTTGAACGGGATACATGGCTGTAGCTAAAAAGTCTAACACTCCTTGAGCAGCATGAGCGACACTTAATTGCCATAGTTCCCACTGCCATACAGGTTGTCTGGCTTCTGGAGGTAATTGCATTTCCTGTGGCGCTGGATTGCGACCTTGCCACAGTGGAGAACCTTCACTGGGGTATAGTTGGTCTAATTGTCTGACATCCCCTGCGGTGATGTAACCGCGACTGGCGAATCTTCGGATTAGATCTTTGCCTTTGTTATTTAATCCACGGTTGTAAAGAGCATTGAAAGCAGCATCACCATAAATCCACAAGTCTTGAACTTTGCTGACGACTGAATTACTACCTTCTCCACGGGGATAGCGGATATAGTCAAATAAAACCCCATCTGGTCGTCTGCGAAGGACGGATTTGACTAGTTTGTTATAGTCGGTTTTGGCTTGCAGGTTGTAGGGATCGACAAAAGCTTGAGAACCTTCAGAAGTGGTGATGACGGCGGTTTCTCCTTTGCCATTACGAGCGATCGCACCTTGTCTATCTGGGCGCAAGGAGTAGGTATAACCGAAGTTCATGCTAAACATCCAAGCGTAGACTTTTAAGCCCCTTTCTCGCCCTTTTTGAATGGCTTGGGCTAACAAATCGGCTCTTTCTTGTCCTGGCGATCGCACTACAGAGGGCCAAGGAGTTGGATTATCTGCCACTGGGAGCAATACTTGACTGTCTCCTAGCACTTCTACATAAACTTTGTTATAGCCACGATTGACAATCCGATCTAAAATTTCCTCAATGTATCCAGGTCTGAGATCGCAAGCATAAAGCCGCAACCAAATTCCTTGAGATGGAGGCCAAGTTTGACGGCGACATTCTTGTAAGTCTTGGGCGTGGTTTTTGAGCAGTTTTTGATAGCGAGTTCTGGCGTTGCGATTCCCTTGTAAAGAAGAATTGAGTAACTGGTGTTTTTGGGCGATCGCGTCTTTTACTTGTTGACAGTAACCCAGGGTTTTGGCTTGACTCAAGGGAATTTTCCCTCCTATTTGGAAGAGGGTGCTACCTAGCAGCAATCCAATCCATAAATGCCTTTTCAATCGGTATTGATTCCCAAATAAAAGTTTATTTATCAACATTTAGCTTGAAACAACTATATATTTTCTTGGTTATTGTAAACGACTTATAGACGAGACAAAACCGGGACGATCGGGGTTCCCGGTTTATGAGGGACTGCGGACTGGGGATTTTGTATTCCTCTTAACTTCTGACTTCTGACTTCTGACTTCTGACTTATTTAAGATCCTCGCTTCAAAGCGGCTTCTGCTTGAGCAAATTCTTGAGCTAGGCGATCTTTGAGTTTTTGGGGTAAAGGACGATTGGGATATGATGTATAGTGAGCCGCCAAAGAATTTAAAGCGGTGCGTAAGGTGGTAAACGAACTCAACCTAGATAAATTATCATCCCGACGGTATAAGGCAGCATAATCGTTAATGCTTTGTTTAGCTATGCCTTGAGCCGCAGATTTGTCAGGAGAGTCGTCAGGCAGATCGACTGCTGTTCTTAAGTTTTGCAGTAAGGTCAGAGTATCTTGGTTGTAATTACCTACCATGCCTGCGGGGGTATCAGTACCGCAACCAGAGATGGCGATCGCTATTACTAGTACTAAAGCTAGTAAACTTGACAAGTAACGCTTCATAAGTATTTCTTTCGGTGGAGACAGACAAAAACTAATAAGTCGTCCCCATTTTTGTTGACGACTAACTTCGATCCTATAACGGATTGTTACCCCCAGGTAAAGCTATTTTTAGCCGAATCTACCACTAACGTATTCTTGGGTAGCTTGTTCTTTGGGATTTTGGAAGATATTTTCAGTGCTGTCGAACTCTCCTAAATAGCCTGTACGTCCGCCTTTTTCTAAGGTGACATTGAAAAATGCTGTCATATCGGATACCCGCGTCGCTTGCTGCATATTGTGGGTGACGATAATGATGGTATATTGCGCTTTCAGTTCTTGGATTAACTCTTCCACGCGGATAGTGGAAATGGGATCTAGAGCCGAACAAGGTTCATCCATCAAAATAACTTCGGGTTGAACAGCTATAGCTCTAGCAATACACAATCTTTGCTGTTGTCCGCCAGAAAGAGATAATCCACTTTGCTTGAGTTTATCTTTTGCTTCATCCCATAATGCTGCTTTTCGCAAGCTTTTTTCGACCAATTCGTCCATATTACCGCGATAGCCGTTAATTCTGGCTCCAAAAGCAATATTTTCGTAGATGGATTTAGAAAAGGGATTCGGTTTTTGGAATACCATTCCAATCCGACGGCGTACTTCTTCAATTTTGCGGTCAAATTTTGAGTCGTGAAGGTTTTCTCCATGAAACTCGATTCTACCTTCTACCTTGGCTCCTGGAATCAGATCGTTCATCCGGTTAAAGCATCTGAGTAAGGTGCTTTTACCGCAACCAGAAGGACCAATGAAAGCCGTAACTTTATTTTGCGGAATATTGATATATGTGTCTTTTAATGCTAAGAAAGAACCATAATAAACCCTAACTTTTTCGGCGGCTAAAGCTACTGGGTGAGAGATAGGTTGTTCTAGAGACTGAAGACTAGAGTAATTAGATGTCATAAATGCCTTGTCGTCAAAAATTCCTGGTATGTGATTAACTGTGAGTAAATTTTGCTTCAGTTGCGACCTTGTTGGAATTTATTACGTAGATAGATAGCTATTCCATTCATAAAAAGTAGCACTACCATTAATATTACAATTCCGGCTGCCGCATTAGTGTGAAATTCTTCCTCGGCGCGAGAAACCCAGTTAAAAATTTGCAATGGTAAGGCGGTAAATTGACTTTGTAAGTCTTTGGGCAGAAAAGTAACAAAGGTAGCTGCACCAACGACAATCAAAGGAGCAGTTTCCCCAATTGCCCTAGATAGAGCTAAAATTGTCCCAGTCATAATCCCAGGTAATGCCAGAGGGAAAATATGTTCCCTAATCACCTGCCAGCGAGTTGCTCCTAAAGCAAATCCAGCTTGACGCAAACTAGAGGGGATTGCTCGTAGGGTTTCGCGGGTGGTGATGATGATGATTGGTAAAATTAGTAAAGCTAAAGTCATAGCTCCTGCCAGTATACTACGTCCCCCAGTTAAGGGTTCCATAATTCGGACAAAAACTTGCAATCCCAACATTCCGTAAATAATGGAAGGGACACCCGCTAAGTTAGCAATGTTGATTTCAATGATGCGGGAAATCCAGTCATCTGGAGCATATTCTTCTAGATAAATTCCGGCTCCCACTCCTAAAGGAAAAGCAATTGAGGCGGTTAAACCTAATAACCATAAAGTTCCAATTAAAGCTGGTTTAATTCCTGCTTGTAAAGGTCTGCGGGAAGGGAAATTGTTGATAAAATCACCTGTGAGCCTTGGCCAAGCATCTGCTACAGTATCAATTAGTAAAGCAGCTAGAACGATTAAACCGATCGCTGTAGCTACCCAAGTGGCGATCGCAAATATGCGATCGTAAGTATGACGTTTGTCTAGAGAAACATTGAATAATAGACTTGGATCTATTTCTTGATTACTGCTGTTTATGGGATTGTGGGCTGACATCGTTTTGGTAATTGTTGATTGTTGATTGTTGATTGGGGAGATAGTTTTGTGTTCAATCTTCTACCTTGTCTCCTGAACTTCTGACTTCTGACTTCTGACTTCTAATCGTATTTTTGCCGGAATTTCCGCACGAACCAGAAGCTTAAGATATTTAAAACTAAGGTCATGAAGAACAATGCAGCGCCTACAGCAAAAAGGGTTTTATAAACCAAAGAACCGGCTGGAGTATCCCCTTTACTGACTTGGACGATGTAAGCCGTCATGGTTTGAACTTTGACGAAGGGATTGACGGTGAGTTGGGGGTTTTGTCCAGCCGCGATGGTGACAATCATAGTTTCACCAATGGCGCGAGAAATCGCCAAAATGAAGGAAGCTACAATCCCCGACAAAGCTGAGGGTAAAACCACAGACATAATTGTTTCCCGTTTAGTAGCTCCCAAGGCATAAGATCCTTGTCTGAGAGCGTTGGGAACTGCATAAATCGCATCTTCACTCAAAGAAGCGACTAGGGGAATAATAGAAACTCCCATGACTAATCCAGCACTGAGAGCATTAAATGTCTCTAAGCCTGGAATAAAACCTTTCAAAATTGGCGTGACAAATAATAGGGCAAAGTAGCCATAAACTACGGTGGGGACACCAGCTAATATTTCCAAAGCTGGTTTCAGAATCCGTCTCAGCTTTTCTGGAGCATATTCGCTGAGGCAAATCGCCGCTAATAATCCCACTGGTAAAGCAATTCCAATCGAAATTGCAGTTGTCACAATTGTGCCACACACTAAAACAATGATGCCAAACTTTTTGTTAGCAAAAGTAGGCGACCATTCAGTTTCCGTCAAAAATCTGGTGATGGGAATTTCTTTAAAAAACTCTAAGGTTTCGTAACTAATACTTAAGACAATCCCGATGGTGGTAGCGACAGAGATTAAAGCAAAGATCAGGAAAGTCAACTTGACAACTTGTTCGACTACCTTATTTAAG
Proteins encoded in this region:
- the psb27 gene encoding photosystem II protein Psb27 — protein: MKRYLSSLLALVLVIAIAISGCGTDTPAGMVGNYNQDTLTLLQNLRTAVDLPDDSPDKSAAQGIAKQSINDYAALYRRDDNLSRLSSFTTLRTALNSLAAHYTSYPNRPLPQKLKDRLAQEFAQAEAALKRGS
- a CDS encoding family 10 glycosylhydrolase, which codes for MKRHLWIGLLLGSTLFQIGGKIPLSQAKTLGYCQQVKDAIAQKHQLLNSSLQGNRNARTRYQKLLKNHAQDLQECRRQTWPPSQGIWLRLYACDLRPGYIEEILDRIVNRGYNKVYVEVLGDSQVLLPVADNPTPWPSVVRSPGQERADLLAQAIQKGRERGLKVYAWMFSMNFGYTYSLRPDRQGAIARNGKGETAVITTSEGSQAFVDPYNLQAKTDYNKLVKSVLRRRPDGVLFDYIRYPRGEGSNSVVSKVQDLWIYGDAAFNALYNRGLNNKGKDLIRRFASRGYITAGDVRQLDQLYPSEGSPLWQGRNPAPQEMQLPPEARQPVWQWELWQLSVAHAAQGVLDFLATAMYPVQKQGLITGAVFFPDANQPVRQTGYDSRLQPWDRFPKNMEWHPMLYAVCNSSACISEQLQRVLQQATSQTRVSPVLAGVWGKKWNNKPPLETQMASLRQFSPKVESVSHFAFSWQEPKFTQERQSCRP
- the pstC gene encoding phosphate ABC transporter permease subunit PstC, with protein sequence MSTNQAISVEGDRQKLWQPQRGLNKVVEQVVKLTFLIFALISVATTIGIVLSISYETLEFFKEIPITRFLTETEWSPTFANKKFGIIVLVCGTIVTTAISIGIALPVGLLAAICLSEYAPEKLRRILKPALEILAGVPTVVYGYFALLFVTPILKGFIPGLETFNALSAGLVMGVSIIPLVASLSEDAIYAVPNALRQGSYALGATKRETIMSVVLPSALSGIVASFILAISRAIGETMIVTIAAGQNPQLTVNPFVKVQTMTAYIVQVSKGDTPAGSLVYKTLFAVGAALFFMTLVLNILSFWFVRKFRQKYD
- a CDS encoding proton extrusion protein PcxA gives rise to the protein MEISGLIPFKSSWRKASQWLYQTPERSLDQAYSAALKIKALEDEHFGGKKVSIEGSEYGDSLNAYFLAELRKYLNIAKVRLVEFRTSRSLITNNDALKGELQPPNLNLEDKQTEEVIIEKLKFIDSAIARYTSKSTQLVPVSQNLTNKLEKTTNSSQSSSNKPDKLNTPDNFKNRDVETVSDKTKIVPRTILGTLRRIKRELDPEAEEKVVTNFRKSKNKTVISLRFLLLLILIPLLVHQISKATIVGPLVDKFRVEQNAEVFLNVDLQEEAFREWERYEKEIKFKTMLGIIPQLNPEEMEEKVKERVEEIKTEYAQKSADAVKNVFADMFSLLGFALVIVTNKKEIAIFKSFIDEIVYGLSDSAKAFIIILLTDIFVGYHSPHGWEVVLTSISRHLGLPENEEFNFLFIATFPVILDTIFKYWIFRYLNRISPSAVATYRNMNE
- the glmS gene encoding glutamine--fructose-6-phosphate transaminase (isomerizing) yields the protein MCGIVGYIGTRAATEILLAGLEKLEYRGYDSAGVATVSEGNLDCVRAKGKLCNLQEKLESLNNPARLGIGHTRWATHGKPEEYNAHPHTDTNRRLAVVQNGIIENYRDLRSKLKAKGHEFRSETDTEVIPHLIADYLSVSGNSFLDAVRQAVNDLKGAFAIAAICADYPDELIVARQQAPLVIGFGQGEFFCASDTPALVQYTKAILPLENGELARITPLGVEVYNFAGDKLRKAPRTLNWNPVMVEKQGFRHFMLKEIYEQPGVVRACLEAYLSSGWQSEAGTSPINLGLPSELFSEVQQIQIVACGTSWHAALVGKYLLEQLAGIPTNVHYASEFRYAPPPLTPNTLTIGISQSGETADTLAALTMEQQRRADKEPRWQARLLGITNRPESSLAQLVPHIIDTHGGIEIGVAATKSFVAQLMAFYCLTLDFAAHRQSLSTTEIEKMLGGLQQLPAQMELILESQERYIEELAHSYVDTTDFIFVGRGISFPIALEGALKLKEISYIHAEGYPSGELKHGPIALLDAKVPVVSIAIPGKVYEKALSNAQEAKARDSELIGVTQLNDEEAAEIFDKILPVPPVDELLSPILTVIPLQLLAYHIAARRGLDVDQPRNLAKSVTVE
- the pstB gene encoding phosphate ABC transporter ATP-binding protein PstB, which gives rise to MTSNYSSLQSLEQPISHPVALAAEKVRVYYGSFLALKDTYINIPQNKVTAFIGPSGCGKSTLLRCFNRMNDLIPGAKVEGRIEFHGENLHDSKFDRKIEEVRRRIGMVFQKPNPFSKSIYENIAFGARINGYRGNMDELVEKSLRKAALWDEAKDKLKQSGLSLSGGQQQRLCIARAIAVQPEVILMDEPCSALDPISTIRVEELIQELKAQYTIIIVTHNMQQATRVSDMTAFFNVTLEKGGRTGYLGEFDSTENIFQNPKEQATQEYVSGRFG
- the pstA gene encoding phosphate ABC transporter permease PstA codes for the protein MSAHNPINSSNQEIDPSLLFNVSLDKRHTYDRIFAIATWVATAIGLIVLAALLIDTVADAWPRLTGDFINNFPSRRPLQAGIKPALIGTLWLLGLTASIAFPLGVGAGIYLEEYAPDDWISRIIEINIANLAGVPSIIYGMLGLQVFVRIMEPLTGGRSILAGAMTLALLILPIIIITTRETLRAIPSSLRQAGFALGATRWQVIREHIFPLALPGIMTGTILALSRAIGETAPLIVVGAATFVTFLPKDLQSQFTALPLQIFNWVSRAEEEFHTNAAAGIVILMVVLLFMNGIAIYLRNKFQQGRN